One window of Lagenorhynchus albirostris chromosome 16, mLagAlb1.1, whole genome shotgun sequence genomic DNA carries:
- the LOC132507351 gene encoding mitochondrial import inner membrane translocase subunit Tim8 A-like encodes MESSSSSSAAGLGSVDPQLQHFTEVETQKQRFQQLVHQMTELCWEKCMDKPGPKLDSRAEACFVNCVEHFIDTSQFILNRLEQTQKSKPVFSESLSD; translated from the coding sequence ATGGAGTCCTCCTCGTCTTCCTCTGCAGCGGGTTTGGGCTCGGTCGACCCTCAGCTGCAGCATTTCACCGAGGTAGAGACTCAGAAGCAGCGCTTCCAGCAGCTGGTGCACCAGATGACGGAACTTTGTTGGGAAAAGTGCATGGACAAGCCTGGGCCAAAGTTGGACAGTCGGGCTGAGGCCTGTTTCGTGAACTGTGTTGAGCACTTCATTGATACAAGCCAATTCATCTTGAATCGACTGGAACAGACCCAGAAATCCAAGCCAGTCTTCTCGGAAAGCCTTTCTGACTGA